A portion of the Acidobacteriaceae bacterium genome contains these proteins:
- a CDS encoding DHA2 family efflux MFS transporter permease subunit has translation MESANATLAEKDTQPSAPVINPWFIAVTVTIAAFMELLDTSIANVALPYIGGGLGRSYDEVTWILTTYLVANAVVLPMTAWLSRLMGRKRYYLLCVIMFSVSSLFCGLAPSLGFMLFWRIIQGIGGGGLAPVAQSILVDTFPPAKRAAAFAVFTVVIVTAPAVGPVLGGWITDNYTWRWIFFINVPVGLLSLYLSNKLIHDPGAYTAERLEAKAAGKMSIDTIGIVLITLASGALEVSLDRGQIDDWFGSRFITTMILIAVTGWIGTVLWELYIDEPIIDFRVLKSPNFAIASGLFFVFGVGLFGSTTLIPQLLQSLYGYRAVDAGLVLGPGALVITLLAPISAQLLQRHLITAKTLLLASLVFIAAAMFIYSDMNLDTNGAHYGWIRALQGLGYGLFLVPVNMIAYSQLKPDQNNKASSLTNLFRNWGGSFGIAFVTTAAERRANLHQLNLGSRLGDSSHAIHDGSTTVIDRLMHFGLTSADAGPASLGVVYRELLQQSQFLAFMDCFRVFAWVTVGMIPVAILIRKFTASGAPSAGH, from the coding sequence ATGGAGTCCGCAAATGCAACTCTGGCAGAGAAAGACACTCAGCCATCGGCCCCTGTAATCAATCCTTGGTTCATAGCGGTCACCGTGACGATCGCCGCGTTCATGGAATTACTCGATACTTCTATTGCCAACGTCGCGTTGCCGTACATCGGAGGCGGACTCGGGCGTAGCTACGACGAGGTGACGTGGATTCTTACTACGTACCTCGTGGCGAACGCGGTCGTCCTGCCGATGACCGCATGGCTGAGCCGCTTGATGGGACGTAAACGGTATTACCTGCTTTGCGTCATTATGTTCAGCGTCTCTTCGCTCTTCTGTGGGCTGGCCCCTTCTCTTGGTTTCATGCTCTTCTGGAGAATCATCCAAGGCATCGGCGGAGGCGGACTTGCTCCAGTTGCACAGTCGATCCTCGTAGACACCTTTCCACCAGCAAAACGCGCCGCGGCGTTTGCTGTCTTCACAGTGGTAATCGTGACAGCCCCAGCCGTTGGTCCCGTACTCGGTGGTTGGATCACAGACAACTACACATGGCGATGGATCTTCTTCATCAACGTTCCTGTGGGTCTGCTGTCGCTTTACCTCTCCAATAAGCTGATTCATGATCCGGGGGCCTACACGGCGGAACGCCTAGAGGCCAAGGCTGCAGGAAAGATGTCGATCGACACGATTGGCATCGTGCTCATCACTTTGGCCTCCGGTGCTCTTGAAGTTTCTCTGGACCGTGGGCAGATCGACGATTGGTTCGGCAGCCGTTTCATCACCACGATGATCCTTATCGCGGTGACTGGTTGGATTGGGACAGTCTTATGGGAGCTTTACATTGACGAACCCATCATCGACTTTCGGGTTCTCAAGAGTCCGAACTTCGCCATCGCCAGCGGTTTGTTCTTTGTCTTTGGGGTCGGACTTTTCGGCTCGACCACTCTTATCCCACAGTTGCTCCAGTCCCTCTACGGCTATCGAGCAGTGGACGCCGGACTCGTACTTGGTCCCGGTGCACTGGTAATTACCTTGCTCGCACCCATCTCGGCGCAGCTCTTACAACGGCATCTCATCACGGCGAAGACCCTGTTGCTAGCGAGCTTGGTCTTCATCGCCGCCGCAATGTTCATCTACAGCGACATGAATCTCGATACAAATGGGGCACACTATGGATGGATTCGTGCGTTGCAGGGACTTGGCTATGGTCTTTTCCTCGTGCCCGTCAACATGATCGCGTATTCGCAGCTCAAACCGGATCAGAACAATAAGGCTTCGAGCCTTACGAATCTCTTCAGAAATTGGGGAGGCAGCTTTGGCATCGCGTTCGTGACGACGGCAGCAGAGCGTCGGGCCAACCTGCATCAACTCAATCTTGGATCGAGGCTGGGTGATAGTTCCCACGCTATCCATGACGGCTCTACGACGGTGATTGATCGGCTGATGCACTTTGGCCTCACCAGTGCGGATGCGGGTCCTGCATCCCTCGGTGTGGTTTACCGTGAGCTTCTACAGCAGAGTCAATTCCTGGCCTTCATGGATTGCTTCCGCGTGTTTGCCTGGGTGACGGTCGGCATGATTCCCGTGGCGATCCTTATCCGGAAGTTCACGGCGAGTGGAGCTCCCTCAGCAGGACACTAG
- a CDS encoding SDR family oxidoreductase has product MPTQKKVALISGANRGIGFETARQLGQKGVLVLVGARELKAAQAAAATLTAEGIEALPLAFDVNSEADRKAAASFIAEKFGALDILINNAGVGGEGGILNPHTSSTTDQEFQNVFRTNVLSVVAVTRELLPLLKKSEAGRIVNVSSILGSLTLQAAPNSPIAPMKAFAYNASKTAVNAFTIHLAAELKDSNIKVNSAHPGWVKTDLGTQHAQLEVSEGAKTSVDLALLGPDGPTGKFIHAGSELPW; this is encoded by the coding sequence ATGCCGACGCAAAAGAAAGTTGCACTGATCTCAGGTGCTAATCGTGGAATTGGGTTCGAGACGGCCCGGCAGCTTGGACAAAAAGGCGTACTTGTACTGGTGGGAGCCAGGGAGCTGAAGGCCGCACAGGCCGCTGCCGCAACGCTTACCGCCGAAGGAATCGAAGCTTTGCCCTTGGCTTTCGATGTGAACAGTGAAGCAGACCGCAAAGCGGCGGCGAGCTTTATTGCAGAGAAGTTTGGCGCACTCGACATCCTGATTAATAACGCCGGCGTGGGTGGAGAAGGTGGCATTCTCAATCCGCACACCAGCAGTACGACCGATCAGGAATTCCAGAACGTGTTCCGCACCAATGTCCTGTCGGTCGTCGCCGTCACGCGCGAACTGTTGCCACTGTTGAAGAAGAGCGAAGCAGGCCGCATCGTCAATGTGTCGAGCATTCTCGGTTCGCTGACGCTCCAGGCAGCACCAAACAGTCCCATCGCTCCGATGAAGGCGTTTGCCTATAACGCATCGAAGACCGCTGTAAATGCGTTCACGATTCACCTCGCAGCGGAGCTGAAAGATTCGAACATCAAGGTGAACTCAGCGCACCCAGGTTGGGTGAAGACGGACCTCGGTACGCAGCACGCGCAGCTTGAGGTGTCGGAGGGCGCAAAGACGAGTGTCGATCTCGCATTGCTTGGACCTGACGGTCCGACAGGCAAGTTCATCCACGCTGGTTCCGAACTGCCTTGGTAG
- a CDS encoding alpha/beta hydrolase, with protein MQTRRTFLTTTGAAAILSATATIGLQPAVAEAMAVGQQRQDLDPKGQAVTSPTLFAQTSKEKYAYRRFGKKGGIPLLLLQHFIGTLDNWDPALTSALATEHDVILFDNAGIGKSSGSVPTTVAAMAQHALAFLDALQIPSCDVLGFSLGGAVAQQMVLDRPTVFRKIILAGTSPRGGEDVMRLDKPSVGKYFQDPNLKGYQILQKIFFTPSAKSQAAGQAFIDRLMLRGADRDPVSGPEIAQAQMAAFREWDQPHGERFAELKAIQQPTLVVNGVDDQLIAIKNSYALVENLPDATLLVYPDSGHGAIFQWHEAFARQANLFLASKSESAAY; from the coding sequence ATGCAGACTCGGAGAACTTTTCTCACAACTACCGGCGCCGCCGCGATACTCTCGGCCACGGCAACAATAGGACTACAGCCTGCGGTCGCGGAAGCTATGGCCGTCGGCCAGCAAAGGCAGGATTTGGACCCCAAGGGGCAAGCTGTCACATCGCCTACCCTCTTCGCTCAGACATCCAAGGAGAAGTACGCCTACCGTCGATTTGGAAAGAAGGGCGGTATTCCGCTCCTGTTGCTGCAACACTTCATCGGCACGCTTGATAACTGGGACCCAGCACTCACCTCTGCATTGGCTACTGAGCATGACGTGATTCTCTTCGACAACGCTGGGATCGGAAAGTCGAGCGGAAGTGTGCCGACGACAGTCGCGGCTATGGCACAGCACGCTCTTGCTTTTCTCGATGCACTGCAGATCCCTAGTTGCGACGTGCTTGGCTTCTCTCTGGGCGGAGCAGTCGCGCAGCAGATGGTGCTTGATCGTCCGACAGTCTTTCGCAAGATCATTCTTGCAGGTACCTCGCCGCGCGGCGGCGAAGACGTAATGCGGCTCGACAAACCATCTGTCGGTAAGTACTTCCAAGATCCGAATCTGAAGGGTTACCAAATCCTCCAGAAGATCTTTTTCACCCCTTCAGCGAAGAGCCAAGCCGCAGGCCAGGCCTTCATCGATCGTCTGATGCTTCGCGGAGCAGATCGCGATCCCGTCTCTGGTCCAGAGATCGCGCAGGCTCAGATGGCGGCTTTCCGCGAGTGGGATCAACCCCATGGCGAACGCTTTGCAGAACTCAAAGCAATTCAACAGCCGACATTGGTTGTGAACGGCGTGGACGATCAGCTCATCGCAATTAAGAACTCGTATGCGCTCGTGGAGAACCTGCCTGACGCTACATTGCTCGTCTACCCGGATTCCGGTCACGGTGCCATCTTTCAGTGGCACGAAGCCTTCGCACGCCAGGCAAATCTCTTTCTGGCGTCGAAGTCGGAGTCCGCAGCTTACTGA
- a CDS encoding TetR/AcrR family transcriptional regulator: protein MSKGTQTRERIIAKAATLFNQKGFDGCSMQDIGAATGLEKGTLYGHFHSKEELSLAAFDHAWGETVRDRLEGVEALPGVIDRLLLHVRNFTTHTPLPGGCPLMNTIIDADDGNQALLGKANQALVGWRAYLQRELREGQKRGELKAEFDPDGVTAVLMSLLEGAMALERIDAAGRYLEKAADHMAITLKQLVPAAEDRSVVQN, encoded by the coding sequence ATGAGCAAAGGAACACAAACCCGAGAGCGCATCATCGCCAAAGCAGCCACTTTGTTCAACCAAAAGGGCTTCGACGGCTGTTCCATGCAGGACATTGGTGCAGCAACCGGCCTTGAGAAAGGGACCCTGTACGGACACTTTCATTCCAAAGAAGAGCTTTCGTTAGCGGCCTTCGACCACGCGTGGGGAGAAACAGTGCGTGATCGGTTAGAGGGTGTAGAGGCATTGCCTGGAGTGATCGACAGGCTACTCCTGCATGTCCGGAACTTTACGACGCATACACCATTGCCCGGAGGCTGTCCCTTGATGAACACGATCATCGACGCTGACGACGGGAATCAGGCATTGCTTGGAAAAGCTAATCAGGCGCTTGTCGGATGGAGAGCGTATCTGCAACGGGAACTTCGCGAGGGACAGAAGCGCGGGGAGCTCAAAGCGGAGTTCGACCCGGACGGTGTCACTGCCGTACTGATGTCACTGCTTGAAGGGGCAATGGCATTGGAACGTATAGACGCCGCTGGGCGGTATCTCGAAAAGGCGGCAGACCATATGGCCATCACCCTCAAGCAATTGGTTCCTGCGGCTGAAGACCGCAGCGTTGTTCAGAATTAG